In Porphyrobacter sp. LM 6, one DNA window encodes the following:
- a CDS encoding NADH-quinone oxidoreductase subunit A, protein MIDLSQYLPILLFVLVALGLSVLFVVAPMAVSRLTGVHNPDSEKLSEYECGFPAFEDARSQFDVRFYLVAISFIVFDLEAAFLFPWAVSLNQTGWIGWGGMMLFLFILAVGLAYEWKKGALDWE, encoded by the coding sequence GTGATCGATCTCAGCCAGTATCTGCCGATACTGTTATTCGTGCTGGTTGCCTTGGGGCTGTCGGTGCTCTTCGTCGTGGCTCCGATGGCGGTGTCGCGCCTTACCGGCGTGCACAATCCGGATTCGGAGAAGCTCAGCGAATACGAGTGCGGCTTTCCCGCGTTCGAGGACGCCCGCAGCCAGTTCGACGTGCGATTCTATCTGGTCGCGATCAGCTTCATTGTCTTCGACCTTGAAGCCGCGTTCCTGTTTCCCTGGGCTGTCAGTCTCAATCAGACCGGATGGATCGGTTGGGGCGGGATGATGCTGTTCCTGTTCATCCTCGCGGTCGGCCTTGCCTATGAATGGAAGAAAGGGGCGTTGGACTGGGAATGA